A genomic region of Thunnus albacares chromosome 4, fThuAlb1.1, whole genome shotgun sequence contains the following coding sequences:
- the ptgis gene encoding prostacyclin synthase: protein MLWTIFLLLNGLLILVLLYAARTRQKNEPPLDKGFIPWLGHALEFGKDAAKFLARMKEKHGDIFTVCVAGHYVTVLLDPNSFDAVLNDTVLLDFTQNRNQLKKRIFSLQLPISFKPSAERKWMENHFQGFNLSKLCTSMNIHLQNLLLNEQKGCSLSEWKQEGLFSLCYSLLFRAGYLTLFERRDNTAAVYKEFRKFDDLLTKLARCSIKRGESKTANSAREQLWELLSPNWLSGGSESSSWQQSYHQFLQEEGVDAEMQKRALLLQLWTTQCNAGPAAFWLLGFLLTHPDAMEAVKSEIRGLTLQDSSLQHPPINPLEAHSTPVFDSVLSETLRLTAAVMISREVVQDKILRMADGQEYHLRRGDRVCVFPFLSPQMDPEIHQEPQVFKYDRFLNNDLTVKDKFYKDGKRLKYYTMPWGAGSNMCVGKEFAVTAIKKFVFLLLTHLDLEMCDPEAKLPPVNASRYGFGMLQPDGELQVRYRLKRTQHEM from the exons ATGCTGTGGACAATATTCTTACTGCTTAATGGATTGCTTATACTAGTTCTCCTTTACGCCGCTCGCACAAG ACAGAAGAACGAGCCACCTCTGGACAAAGGTTTCATTCCATGGTTGGGACATGCACTTGAGTTTGGAAAAGATGCTGCAAAGTTTTTGGccagaatgaaagaaaaacatgggGATATCTTTACA GTCTGTGTTGCGGGCCATTATGTGACTGTGCTGTTGGATCCAAACTCCTTTGATGCTGTGCTGAATGACACAGTCCTCTTGGACTTCACCCAAAACAGAAACCAGCTCAAAAAAAGAATCTTCAGTCTACAGCTGCCAATAAGCTTCAAGCCTTCAGCAGAAAGGAAATGGATGGAAAA ccattttcaaGGTTTCAATCTATCCAAGCTCTGCACTTCCATGAACATTCACCTTCAGAACCTGCTGCTGAATGAGCAGAAAGGCTGCAGCCTTTCAGAGTGGAAACAGGAGGGACTCTTCAGCCTCTGCTACAGCCTTCTTTTCAG GGCTGGATATCTTACATTGTTTGAGAGGAGAGACAATACCGCTGCAGTCTACAAAGAGTTCCGCAAGTTTGATGATCTTCTCACCAAACTGGCTCGCTGCTCAATCAAGCGAG GAGAAAGCAAAACGGCCAACTCGGCGCGGGAACAACTGTGGGAGCTGCTGTCCCCAAACTGGCTGAGTGGAGGGTCTGAGTCGAGCTCCTGGCAGCAGAGCTACCATCAGTTCCTTCAGGAGGAGGGAGTAGATGCTGAAATGCAGAAAAGAGctttactgttgcagctgtggACCACACAG TGTAACGCTGGACCTGCTGCCTTTTGGCTATTGGGCTTCCTCCTCACTCACCCCGATGCTATGGAGGCTGTTAAATCAGAGATCAGAGGCCTAACTCTCCAGGACAGTTCCCTACAGCATCCCCCCATCAACCCACTTGAAGCACACAGCACACCTGTGTTTG ATAGCGTTCTGAGTGAGACCCTACGGCTCACCGCTGCGGTAATGATCAGCAGAGAGGTGGTGCAAGACAAGATCCTGCGCATGGCCGATGGACAGGAATACCACCTCAGACGAGgggacagagtgtgtgtgttcccctTCCTCAGCCCGCAAATGGACCCCGAGATACACCAAGAACCGCAG GTTTTCAAGTATGATCGCTTCTTAAATAATGATCTGACAGTGAAGGATAAATTCTACAAGGATGGAAAAAGGCTGAAGTACTACACCATGCCTTGGGGCGCAGGGAGTAATATGTGCGTTGGGAAAGAATTTGCTGTTACAGCCATTAAAAA ATTCGTGTTCTTGCTCTTGACCCATCTTGATCTGGAGATGTGTGACCCAGAGGCTAAATTGCCACCAGTTAATGCCAGTCGTTACGGTTTCGGGATGCTCCAGCCAGATGGAGAGCTGCAGGTCCGGTACAGACTGAAGAGGACGCAACATGAAATGTGA